A region from the Fundulus heteroclitus isolate FHET01 chromosome 22, MU-UCD_Fhet_4.1, whole genome shotgun sequence genome encodes:
- the LOC105921210 gene encoding G-protein coupled receptor 4-like, which yields MEVMNFNWTSVENSFDNSFNISESMNTTHRNHSDNSDFEMVLQIIKRLNRISIGIGLPLTLIVIVAVFLQVKKDQGVPVYVINLLFSDLIQFCGRIINLFWHPIGLGIMFVGLMASIGFMVCISLERYLVIAKPLWYRFRRNIKTYVVVCVVVCVVVWTLPLPILLTRWLTNETTDSTTYFHIIVPSLLLLPFPLFIFFLVGTIKALSGALSVPAEEKRRIVAIQVVVLLIYTLLFLPVIIFYLMTEYSSILDIVALVCVCLSPLADTILYLLTRKSILDKFLASLCSCKASDNQEMSSKDTESTTAPHTETV from the exons ATGGAAGTGATGAACTTCAACTGGACATCAGTGGAAAACAGCTTtgataacagcttcaacatcaGCGAGAGCATGAACACCACTCATAGAAACCATAGTGACAATAGTGACTTTGAGATGGTTTTACAAATCATAAAAAGGCTAAACCGGATCAGCATTGGCATTGGACTTCCTTTGACTCTAATAGTGATAGTTGCAGTTTTTCTACAG GTGAAAAAGGATCAGGGTGTCCCAGTCTACGTCATCAACCTTCTCTTTTCTGATCTCATTCAGTTCTGCGGAAGAATTATAAATTTATTTTGGCATCCTATCGGCTTAGGCATCATGTTTGTTGGTTTAATGGCAAGTATTGGATTCATGGTCTGTATCTCCTTGGAAAG GTATTTGGTCATCGCCAAGCCACTGTGGTACAGATTCAGGAGAAACATCAAGACCTACGTGGTGGTCTGTGTGGTGGTCTGTGTTGTGGTCTGGACTCTGCCTCTTCCAATCCTGCTAACTCGTTGGCTGACTAATGAAACTACTGATTCTACTACTTACTTTCACATCATCGTACCTAGTTTGCTCCTCCTGCCCTTTCccctcttcatcttcttcttggtTGGGACTATTAAAGCTCTGTCTGGAGCCCTCAGTGtcccagcagaagaaaaaagacgaaTCGTAGCTATTCAGGTTGTGGTGCTGCTAATTTACACTCTGCTTTTTCTGCCCGTGATTATCTTTTACCTGATGACGGAATACAGTTCAATTCTTGATATTGTGGCCttagtttgtgtttgtcttaGTCCCCTTGCAGACACAATCCTGTATTTGTTAACTCGTAAAAGCATCCTGGATAAGTTTCTGGCTTCACTCTGTTCTTGTAAAGCATCAGACAATCAGGAGATGAGCAGCAAGGATACTGAAAGCACGACTGCTCCACACACTGAGACTGTTTAG